A genome region from Streptomyces antimycoticus includes the following:
- a CDS encoding globin has product MKEIPRGTLQEQTFYEQVGGEQTFRRLVHRFYQGVAEDPLLRPMYPEDDLGPAEERLVLFLMQYWGGPRTYSDNRGHPRLRMRHAPFTVNRAAHDAWLRHMRDAVDELELAPELEAQLWQYLTYAAASMINTEG; this is encoded by the coding sequence GTGAAAGAGATTCCGCGAGGCACACTTCAGGAGCAGACCTTCTACGAGCAGGTCGGCGGCGAGCAGACCTTCCGGCGTCTGGTCCACCGCTTCTACCAGGGGGTCGCCGAGGACCCGCTGCTCCGGCCGATGTACCCCGAGGACGACCTGGGACCGGCCGAGGAACGGCTCGTACTCTTCCTGATGCAGTACTGGGGCGGCCCCCGCACCTACAGCGACAACCGCGGCCACCCGCGGCTGCGCATGCGCCACGCCCCCTTCACCGTGAACCGCGCCGCCCATGACGCCTGGCTGCGCCATATGCGCGACGCGGTCGACGAGCTGGAGCTGGCCCCGGAGCTCGAGGCCCAGCTGTGGCAGTACCTCACCTACGCCGCCGCCTCCATGATCAACACGGAGGGCTGA
- a CDS encoding acyl-CoA thioesterase: MARHIYPCPLRWSDMDAFGHVNNVTFLRYLEEARVDFMWRLAPGNGSNAFTGGVVVARHEIDYLKPLVHRHSPVTIETWVTEIKAAYLTLRYEIKDEDALYVRAATRIVPYDLDQGRPRRVSPEEEKFLTEYLEPDPVKKGAGKASAKPAGGAERSEGAVAV, encoded by the coding sequence ATGGCACGCCATATCTACCCCTGTCCCCTGCGCTGGTCCGACATGGACGCGTTCGGCCACGTCAACAACGTGACCTTCCTCCGCTACCTGGAGGAGGCCCGGGTCGACTTCATGTGGCGACTGGCGCCGGGGAACGGGAGTAACGCGTTCACCGGCGGTGTGGTCGTGGCCCGGCATGAGATCGACTATCTGAAGCCCCTCGTCCACCGGCACAGCCCGGTGACGATCGAGACCTGGGTGACGGAGATCAAGGCCGCGTATCTCACCCTGCGCTACGAGATCAAGGACGAGGACGCACTGTATGTGCGTGCCGCCACCCGCATCGTGCCGTACGACCTCGACCAGGGCCGTCCGCGCCGGGTCTCCCCGGAAGAGGAGAAGTTCCTGACCGAGTACCTGGAGCCGGACCCGGTGAAGAAGGGCGCCGGTAAGGCGTCCGCGAAGCCCGCCGGTGGGGCCGAGCGGTCGGAGGGGGCCGTCGCCGTATGA